A genomic window from Nicotiana sylvestris chromosome 11, ASM39365v2, whole genome shotgun sequence includes:
- the LOC104229891 gene encoding eukaryotic translation initiation factor 5A-3, with translation MSDEEHHFESKADAGASKTYPQQAGTIRKNGYIVIKGRPCKVVEVSTSKTGKHGHAKCHFVAIDIFNGKKLEDIVPSSHNCDVPHVNRTDYQLIDISEDGFVSLLTESGNTKDDLRLPTDEALLKQVKDGFQEGKDLVVSVMSAMGEEQINAVKDIGTKN, from the exons ATGTCGGACGAAGAACACCATTTTGAGTCAAAGGCAGATGCAGGCGCCTCCAAAACTTACCCTCAACAAGCTGGTACTATCCGCAAAAATGGTTATATAGTCATCAAGGGCCGTCCCTGCAAG GTTGTTGAGGTCTCCACTTCAAAAACTGGCAAGCACGGACATGCTAAATGTCACTTTGTGGCAATTGACATTTTCAATGGAAAGAAACTTGAAGATATCGTTCCTTCCTCCCACAACTGTGAT GTGCCACATGTCAATCGTACAGACTATCAGCTGATTGACATCTCTGAAGATGGTTTT GTCTCCCTTCTTACTGAAAGTGGAAACACCAAGGATGACCTCCGTCTCCCCACCGATGAAGCTCTGCTGAAGCAG GTTAAAGATGGGTTTCAGGAAGGAAAGGATCTTGTGGTGTCTGTTATGTCTGCAATGGGCGAAGAGCAGATTAATGCCGTTAAGGACATTGGTACCAAGAACTAG
- the LOC104229890 gene encoding sugar transporter ERD6-like 10, translating to MLRKLPVGIGFLCKDYDQMSQFSATLVVTGILVFSTIFYSMGVVGAAMAIISEIFPMNIKVSAVSLAFRCVLHVHNLCRVDDSICCKDSTRDQRSDV from the exons ATGCTTAGGAAACTTCCTGTAGGTATAGGCTTTTTGTGTAAG GATTATGATCAAATGAGTCAGTTCTCTGCCACATTGGTGGTAACTGGCATACTG GTATTCAGTACTATATTTTACTCAATGGGTGTGGTTGGTGCAGCTATGGCAATTATTTCAGAG ATATTTCCTATGAACATAAAAGTATCAGCTGTAAGTCTTGCCTTCAG GTGTGTTCTTCATGTTCACAATCTTTGCCGGGTTGATGATTCCATTTGTTGCAAAGATAGTACCAGAGACCAAAGGTCGGACGTTTGA